A region of uncultured Draconibacterium sp. DNA encodes the following proteins:
- a CDS encoding Lrp/AsnC ligand binding domain-containing protein, protein MKSNDYLEEKPADIDELDEKILKLITKNARIPFLEVARECGVSGAAIHQRVQRLLNIGVVHGSEFVVSPQKLGYNTCAYMGIYLDKAKYHTQVAEALRNIPEIIECHYTTGAYAIFVKIQTKTNKHLKRLIDEQLQDIEGIARTETFISLEQDFKRQVPIK, encoded by the coding sequence ATGAAGTCGAATGATTATTTAGAAGAAAAGCCGGCTGATATTGATGAGCTGGATGAAAAGATATTAAAGCTTATTACAAAAAATGCCCGAATACCTTTCTTAGAAGTTGCCCGTGAATGTGGAGTTTCAGGTGCTGCTATTCATCAGCGTGTTCAGCGCTTGTTAAATATTGGTGTTGTTCATGGAAGCGAATTTGTGGTTAGCCCGCAAAAACTAGGGTACAACACATGCGCTTACATGGGAATTTATCTCGATAAAGCCAAATACCATACACAAGTTGCTGAAGCTTTGCGAAATATTCCGGAAATAATTGAGTGTCATTACACCACCGGTGCCTATGCTATTTTTGTTAAAATACAAACTAAAACAAACAAGCATTTAAAACGTCTGATCGACGAGCAATTGCAGGACATCGAGGGAATTGCCCGCACCGAAACATTTATTTCTTTGGAACAGGACTTTAAACGACAAGTACCTATAAAATAA
- a CDS encoding ammonium transporter, which yields MKNSTSWWFILALLIIVAALGVIIPSGAGNIDTSNLDAGDTAWMLTATGLVLLMTPGLAFFYGGMIQSRNIISTMLQSYIAMGIVSVLWVVVGFSIAFGDSIGGEGFGLFGNPLTFFMFRGVNGGTHPDFAPTFPFAVFAMFQLKFAIITPALITGSFAGRVRFRAYMLFMVLFILFIYAPLAHWTWHPNGFLRNWGVLDFAGGTVVHMSAGFAALAGAIFLGRRKDANKEIKPANIPYILLGAGMLWFGWFGFNAGSALAADSIAASALVNTNTASAAAMLTWIFFDAAQGKKPSAVGAAIGLVVGLVAITPAAGFVNVGSSIFIGVIAAIISNYAITLRTKSKLDDTLDVFPAHGMGGITGMLFTAVFANEVGLIHGEVTTFLYHLLALVIVGIFTFGGSLLMYKITDMIVPMRISPHGEKVGLDISQHDESYNFVYSED from the coding sequence ATGAAAAATTCAACAAGTTGGTGGTTTATTCTTGCCCTTTTGATAATTGTTGCCGCTCTCGGTGTAATTATTCCTAGCGGAGCTGGAAATATTGACACCTCGAACCTCGACGCAGGAGATACGGCCTGGATGCTAACAGCAACAGGCTTAGTATTGTTAATGACTCCGGGACTAGCATTCTTTTACGGAGGAATGATCCAGTCGAGAAATATTATTTCTACCATGCTGCAAAGTTACATCGCCATGGGAATTGTAAGCGTGTTATGGGTGGTAGTTGGTTTTAGCATTGCCTTTGGCGACAGCATCGGAGGCGAAGGATTTGGCCTGTTTGGTAATCCATTAACATTCTTTATGTTTAGAGGAGTTAACGGAGGAACGCATCCCGATTTTGCACCAACATTCCCCTTTGCAGTATTTGCGATGTTCCAGTTAAAATTTGCCATAATTACACCGGCTCTTATTACCGGTTCGTTTGCCGGAAGAGTACGTTTCAGAGCCTACATGTTATTTATGGTACTCTTTATATTATTTATTTATGCCCCACTGGCCCACTGGACCTGGCATCCAAACGGATTCCTGCGTAACTGGGGCGTGCTTGACTTTGCCGGAGGAACAGTAGTACATATGTCGGCAGGTTTTGCGGCTTTGGCCGGAGCAATTTTCCTTGGAAGAAGAAAGGACGCCAACAAAGAAATTAAACCGGCAAACATTCCTTACATTTTATTAGGTGCGGGTATGCTTTGGTTCGGATGGTTTGGTTTTAACGCAGGTTCTGCATTGGCAGCCGACTCTATTGCCGCATCAGCACTGGTTAATACCAACACAGCATCGGCAGCGGCCATGTTAACCTGGATATTTTTTGACGCGGCACAAGGTAAAAAACCATCGGCAGTTGGTGCAGCTATCGGACTTGTTGTAGGTTTGGTTGCCATTACTCCTGCCGCCGGGTTTGTAAATGTCGGATCAAGTATATTTATTGGTGTAATCGCCGCTATTATTAGTAACTACGCCATTACACTACGTACAAAATCGAAACTGGATGATACACTTGATGTATTCCCTGCTCATGGAATGGGTGGTATTACCGGTATGTTGTTTACTGCTGTTTTTGCCAACGAAGTTGGATTAATTCACGGAGAGGTCACCACTTTCCTTTACCATTTACTGGCACTGGTTATTGTTGGAATTTTCACTTTCGGAGGTTCGTTGTTAATGTACAAGATAACCGATATGATTGTTCCGATGCGAATTTCTCCACATGGCGAGAAAGTAGGTTTGGATATTAGTCAACACGACGAATCATATAACTTTGTTTACTCAGAAGATTAA